A section of the Serratia liquefaciens ATCC 27592 genome encodes:
- the adhP gene encoding alcohol dehydrogenase AdhP, producing the protein MKAAVVTKDHSVDIQDKQLRPLKHGEAALKMECCGVCHTDLHVKNGDFGEVPGITLGHEGIGVVTAVGEGVTSLKVGDRTSVAWFYQGCGHCEYCVNGNETLCRSVKNAGYSVDGGMAEECIVVADYAVKVPDGLDSFAASSITCAGVTTYKAVKISDIKPGQWIAIYGLGGLGNLALQYAKNVFNAKVIAIDVNQGQLDFAKEIGADLVINSKTENAEEIIQQKVGGAHAAVVTAVARSAFNSAVNAVRAGGKVVAVGLPPESMDLSIPRLVLDGIQVVGSLVGTREDLKEAFQFAAEGKVTPKVTKRPLGDINAIFEEMKSGTIRGRMVIDLSAS; encoded by the coding sequence ATGAAAGCAGCCGTAGTGACTAAAGACCACAGTGTCGATATTCAGGATAAACAGCTTCGTCCACTGAAACACGGTGAGGCCGCGCTGAAAATGGAGTGTTGCGGCGTTTGCCATACCGATCTTCACGTCAAAAATGGCGATTTTGGCGAAGTGCCCGGCATCACCCTAGGGCACGAAGGGATTGGGGTAGTCACCGCCGTAGGTGAAGGTGTCACCTCGTTGAAAGTCGGAGATCGCACCAGCGTCGCCTGGTTTTATCAGGGATGTGGTCATTGCGAATATTGCGTTAATGGTAACGAAACGCTGTGCCGCTCGGTGAAAAATGCCGGTTACAGCGTCGACGGCGGTATGGCGGAAGAGTGCATCGTAGTGGCGGACTATGCGGTCAAGGTGCCGGATGGCCTGGACTCCTTTGCAGCCAGCAGCATTACCTGTGCCGGTGTCACTACCTATAAGGCGGTGAAAATTTCCGACATCAAACCGGGGCAGTGGATCGCGATTTACGGCCTGGGCGGCTTGGGCAACCTGGCATTGCAGTATGCCAAGAACGTGTTCAACGCCAAAGTGATCGCCATTGACGTCAACCAGGGGCAGTTGGATTTCGCCAAAGAAATCGGCGCCGATCTGGTCATCAACTCCAAAACTGAAAACGCCGAAGAAATCATTCAGCAAAAAGTCGGTGGCGCGCATGCTGCCGTAGTCACCGCGGTGGCGCGTTCAGCCTTTAATTCTGCGGTCAATGCGGTTCGCGCAGGGGGCAAAGTGGTCGCTGTGGGGCTACCGCCAGAGAGTATGGATCTGAGCATTCCACGCTTGGTATTGGACGGTATTCAGGTTGTGGGCTCGTTGGTGGGAACCCGTGAAGACCTTAAGGAAGCTTTCCAGTTTGCCGCCGAAGGCAAAGTGACGCCGAAAGTGACCAAGCGTCCATTGGGCGACATCAACGCGATCTTCGAAGAGATGAAGTCGGGCACTATCCGTGGCCGCATGGTTATCGATCTCTCCGCATCATAA
- the exaC gene encoding acetaldehyde dehydrogenase ExaC translates to MKYVHPGLPGSLVSFKQRYGNYIGGKFVEPVSGNYFTDTSPMTGQTVAEFPRSDAKDIEQALDAAHAAAETWGKASVQERSNVLLAIADRMESKLELLALTESWDNGKPIRETLNADIPLAIDHFRYFAGCLRAQEGTAAEIDQNTVAYHIYEPLGVVGQIIPWNFPLLMAAWKLAPALAAGNCVVLKPAEQTPLSICVLLEMIGDLLPPGVLNVVHGFGKEAGEALATSKRIDKIAFTGSTPVGRHILACAAENIIPSTVELGGKSPNIFFEDIMQAEPEFIDKAVEGLILGFFNQGEVCTCPSRALIQESIYPQFMEKVLARITTIRQGDPFDTDTMIGAQASQQQFDKILSYIEIAKNEGGKIIAGGERASHEQTLQSGFYLQPTLITGNNSMRFFREEIFGPVIGVTTFKDEAEALALANDSEFGLGAGLWTRDVNRAYRMGRAIKAGRVWTNCYHLYPAHAAFGGYKNSGVGRETHKVALSHYQQVKNLLVSYDSKPLGLF, encoded by the coding sequence ATGAAATACGTTCATCCTGGTTTGCCTGGTTCGTTGGTCTCTTTCAAACAGCGCTACGGCAACTACATTGGCGGCAAATTTGTCGAACCCGTTTCAGGCAACTACTTCACCGACACCTCCCCGATGACAGGTCAGACTGTCGCCGAATTCCCGCGCTCCGACGCGAAAGATATCGAACAAGCGCTGGATGCGGCGCATGCCGCAGCCGAAACCTGGGGGAAAGCCAGCGTTCAGGAAAGGTCTAATGTGCTGCTGGCGATCGCCGATCGTATGGAGTCAAAGCTCGAATTGCTGGCACTGACCGAAAGCTGGGACAACGGCAAACCGATCCGCGAAACGCTGAACGCGGACATTCCGCTGGCGATCGACCACTTCCGCTATTTCGCCGGCTGTTTGCGTGCACAGGAAGGCACCGCCGCTGAGATCGATCAAAACACCGTGGCCTACCATATCTATGAGCCTCTGGGCGTGGTTGGGCAGATTATTCCCTGGAACTTCCCGCTGTTGATGGCCGCATGGAAACTAGCCCCGGCGCTGGCCGCCGGCAACTGCGTGGTGCTTAAACCGGCGGAGCAAACCCCGCTCAGCATCTGCGTGCTGCTGGAAATGATTGGTGACTTGCTGCCGCCGGGCGTGCTCAATGTGGTTCACGGTTTCGGTAAAGAAGCCGGTGAGGCATTGGCAACCAGCAAGCGTATCGACAAAATCGCCTTTACCGGTTCAACCCCGGTAGGCCGCCATATTCTGGCCTGCGCGGCGGAAAATATCATTCCCAGCACCGTGGAGCTGGGCGGTAAATCGCCTAACATCTTCTTTGAAGACATCATGCAGGCGGAACCCGAATTCATCGACAAGGCGGTTGAGGGGCTGATTCTTGGCTTCTTCAACCAGGGTGAAGTCTGTACCTGCCCTTCGCGCGCCCTGATTCAGGAATCGATTTACCCGCAATTTATGGAAAAAGTGCTGGCGCGCATCACCACCATTCGCCAGGGTGACCCCTTTGACACCGACACCATGATCGGTGCTCAGGCGTCTCAGCAGCAGTTCGACAAGATCCTGTCTTACATCGAGATCGCTAAAAACGAAGGCGGAAAAATCATTGCCGGCGGCGAGCGCGCCAGCCATGAGCAAACTTTGCAAAGCGGTTTTTATCTGCAGCCCACCTTAATCACCGGCAATAACAGCATGCGTTTCTTCCGTGAAGAGATCTTCGGACCGGTGATCGGCGTGACCACCTTCAAAGACGAAGCCGAAGCACTGGCATTGGCCAACGACAGTGAGTTCGGGCTGGGTGCCGGTTTGTGGACCCGCGACGTAAATCGCGCCTATCGCATGGGGCGCGCCATCAAGGCCGGACGCGTGTGGACCAACTGTTATCACCTGTATCCGGCGCATGCTGCCTTCGGCGGTTACAAAAACTCCGGCGTCGGCCGCGAGACCCACAAGGTAGCGCTGTCGCATTACCAGCAGGTCAAAAACCTGTTGGTCAGTTACGACAGTAAGCCGCTCGGGCTGTTTTGA